The following are encoded together in the Gordonia insulae genome:
- a CDS encoding type II toxin-antitoxin system Phd/YefM family antitoxin has protein sequence MSYSIREAKAKLSEVVRDAADEPVTIANHGKPAAIVLSPERYEGLIEEIEDLRDRLAVYESRDEPTMSFDKLVAELGLND, from the coding sequence ATGAGCTATTCCATCCGCGAGGCCAAGGCCAAGCTTTCCGAGGTTGTCCGTGATGCCGCCGACGAACCGGTGACCATCGCCAACCACGGCAAGCCGGCCGCCATCGTGCTATCCCCCGAACGATACGAGGGGCTGATCGAGGAGATCGAGGATCTCCGCGACCGCCTCGCCGTGTACGAGTCTCGCGACGAGCCGACCATGTCGTTCGACAAGCTGGTCGCCGAGCTCGGCCTCAACGACTGA
- a CDS encoding type II toxin-antitoxin system RelE family toxin produces MSGYELRITSSAAKSLMKLPRVEQKRIRTAVDALPADPRPHGVTKLSGTTDSYRIRVGNYRIVYTIDDGELIIVVVRIGHRKEVYNR; encoded by the coding sequence ATGAGCGGTTACGAACTCCGGATCACGAGCAGCGCGGCGAAGTCGCTGATGAAGCTGCCCCGCGTGGAGCAGAAGCGTATCCGCACCGCGGTCGATGCGCTCCCCGCAGACCCTCGCCCACACGGCGTGACCAAGCTGTCGGGCACGACCGACAGCTACCGGATTCGCGTCGGCAACTACCGCATCGTCTACACCATTGACGATGGCGAACTCATCATCGTGGTCGTCCGCATCGGCCACCGGAAGGAGGTCTACAACCGATGA
- a CDS encoding glycine-rich domain-containing protein, with translation MITTRGATIVGVVATSTAIGRVGAISVNEEIPGQTAQATAATPTGAVSTSRNVTLTGVIALATATAGAGFAGGEGHVFVGGVLATVTSAAPAGIVATVRNTAVTGVLADSVVAAAVGAVSAIRNATVTADPAAAVAAAWAGVAEQSINAAITGVLTSAAVSAPSGAVSAIRTTTISGVVSAASSAAPAGTVATTRTASPAGFVASSTGLAPNGVVVTVRATAISGVVATAAASAPAGTVITYRESIASATTAGASSFAIPAWATQADVVIIAGGGGGGSGEGSMNGGGKGGGAASWQTATWTVTPGGTLSYTVGAAGVGQAVTRAVAGAAGGNSTASHGANSLTSTGGSGGAGGTSGGSTDGAAPGNTTFGGTTHTGGAAGVQSGTAGSGGSAPGSGAVGGSPGAGGAGGAGGIFSAWQKGANGGVGRVWVRFRSY, from the coding sequence GTGATCACGACCCGCGGGGCGACCATCGTCGGTGTCGTCGCCACATCGACGGCGATCGGCCGCGTAGGTGCTATCTCGGTGAACGAGGAGATCCCCGGCCAAACAGCGCAAGCCACAGCGGCGACTCCGACGGGCGCGGTGTCGACGAGCCGCAACGTCACCCTCACCGGTGTCATCGCGTTGGCCACGGCGACCGCGGGGGCAGGCTTCGCGGGCGGTGAAGGGCACGTGTTCGTCGGGGGCGTGCTCGCCACCGTCACCTCCGCCGCCCCGGCTGGGATAGTTGCCACCGTCCGCAATACCGCGGTCACCGGAGTGCTCGCCGACTCGGTGGTGGCCGCGGCTGTCGGCGCCGTGTCGGCGATCCGCAACGCCACGGTCACCGCGGACCCGGCCGCTGCGGTCGCCGCCGCGTGGGCTGGTGTGGCCGAGCAGTCCATCAACGCCGCCATCACCGGCGTCCTGACGTCGGCGGCCGTGTCCGCCCCGTCGGGGGCGGTGTCGGCGATCCGCACCACCACCATCAGCGGCGTCGTCAGCGCTGCGAGCTCGGCCGCGCCAGCCGGGACAGTCGCGACGACGCGCACAGCTTCACCGGCCGGTTTCGTCGCATCATCGACCGGGCTCGCACCGAACGGTGTCGTTGTCACCGTCCGCGCCACCGCGATCTCAGGTGTCGTTGCCACGGCCGCCGCGAGCGCGCCCGCCGGAACCGTCATCACCTACCGCGAGTCGATCGCCTCGGCGACAACCGCCGGGGCGAGCTCGTTCGCGATCCCCGCATGGGCCACTCAGGCTGATGTCGTCATCATCGCCGGCGGTGGTGGTGGTGGATCAGGTGAGGGCTCGATGAATGGCGGCGGCAAGGGTGGCGGCGCCGCATCCTGGCAGACCGCAACATGGACCGTCACACCAGGCGGCACACTCTCGTACACCGTCGGCGCAGCCGGAGTCGGACAGGCCGTCACACGCGCCGTGGCGGGTGCCGCGGGCGGGAACTCGACAGCATCGCACGGCGCGAACTCGCTCACGTCGACCGGCGGCAGCGGCGGGGCGGGCGGCACGTCAGGTGGCTCGACCGACGGTGCGGCACCCGGCAACACGACATTCGGCGGGACCACGCACACCGGCGGCGCGGCGGGCGTGCAGTCCGGCACCGCGGGGTCGGGTGGTTCCGCACCAGGCAGCGGTGCGGTCGGCGGCTCACCCGGCGCGGGCGGCGCGGGCGGCGCGGGCGGCATCTTCTCGGCATGGCAGAAGGGCGCCAACGGCGGCGTCGGCCGCGTGTGGGTTCGGTTCCGGTCGTACTGA
- a CDS encoding phage fiber-tail adaptor protein: protein MYFSTIEKDPNAKLDYGINWSDWLRPGDTITASTWTVTGPDAALVNSDPGFTTTEATVWLAGGTLGKTYDAVNHITTAQGREDDRTLKVRIEQR, encoded by the coding sequence GTGTACTTCTCGACGATCGAGAAAGACCCGAATGCCAAGCTGGACTACGGCATCAACTGGTCAGACTGGCTGAGACCCGGTGACACCATCACCGCCTCCACCTGGACCGTGACCGGGCCCGACGCCGCACTCGTGAACTCTGATCCCGGGTTCACCACCACTGAAGCCACCGTGTGGCTGGCCGGCGGCACCCTCGGCAAGACCTACGACGCGGTCAACCACATCACCACCGCGCAGGGACGCGAAGACGATCGCACCCTGAAAGTCCGGATCGAACAGCGATGA